A window of Choloepus didactylus isolate mChoDid1 chromosome 21, mChoDid1.pri, whole genome shotgun sequence contains these coding sequences:
- the LOC119518115 gene encoding basic proline-rich protein-like: MAVPPWDITSVFQAGRRAGFPVAQAAAPRPQSLPVAPSPRSQGGVFSPSPSSVLEAQIHQAARAERASHRPSPPTPCSRVSEPPAPGHLDTGPGLRTPPPKGPKEEAEQARHLCPAPRQMQSASWGEAWRDSPGGKPAPGARSRGALLPRARPLPGSPCPALSPEGSASTLAAALAAGPRRLGCPAVHIRHIVAATVLADTSKNGAELGLGAADPRPPAEAPAALDRAGALTPEARGSREVESAPAPPAGSLSLRWRAELRAAAAGTRRRGMFGGSCSRQGFRWSPNHPPPTLSSRSAPRHPGASPLLPTAGGFEERGCRAGCQQARESPARRVRAPQAPGPAPRCTAIPRGRQGTGYLPGSIQGATAAGGVCGRLRSSSPPRRAPGPARLPAAAATAPPRQPRVSNLAASAALAARVPQAKWGLRRATSGRRARRPRSIPTFGSARSEMQVQPRARYAPRAAPARLRQTQTLKGPRATPRAPAPRSPLRFPAPPESTPG, encoded by the exons ATGGCAGTGCCACCCTGGGACATCACATCTGTGTTCCAGGCAGGAAGAAGAG CTGGCTTCCCAGTTGCACAGGCTGCAGCCCCCAGGCCCCAGAGCTTGCCTGTAGCGCCCAGTCCCCGCAGCCAGGGAGGGGTCTTTTCCCCATCCCCATCCTCTGTCCTCGAGGCGCAAATCCACCAGGCTGCCAGAGCAGAACGCGCCTCCCACCGGCCTTCTCCTCCAACCCCGTGCTCCCGGGTTTCAGAGCCCCCGGCTCCCGGGCACCTTGACACTGGCCCTGGACTCAGGACACCTCCACCCAAAGGCCCCAAGGAGGAGGCAGAGCAGGCGCGACATCTTT GCCCTGCACCCCGCCAAATGCAGAGCGCGAGCTGGGGAGAGGCCTGGCGCGACTCCCCAGGAGGAAAGCCGGCGCCCGGCGCGCGATCCCGGGGCGCACTCCTCCCCCGTGCCCGCCCCTTACCCGGCTCCCCCTGCCCGGCTCTGAGCCCTGAGGGCTCCGCCAGCACTCTGGCTGCAGCCCTTGCAGCGGGGCCTCGGCGGCTAGGATGCCCAGCGGTCCACATCCGTCACATAGTAGCAGCGACGGTCCTGGCAGACACCTCGAAGAACGGGGCGGAGCTGGGCCTCGGGGCTGCGGACCCCCGGCCCCCGGCAGAGGCG CCCGCAGCCCTGGACCGGGCCGGCGCGCTAACTCCAGAGGCGCGCGGCTCCCGGGAGGTGGAGAGCGCGCCGGCTCCGCCAGCGGGCAGCTTGTCCCTGCGCTGGCGAGCCGAGCTCCGGGCAGCGGCTGCAGGCACCAGGCGGCGAGGGATGTTCGGCGGGTCCTGCTCCAGGCAGGGCTTCCGCTGGTCTCCCAACCACCCGCCGCCCACACTGTCGTCCCGCTCCGCTCCACGGCACCCCGGCGCTTCACCACTCCTGCCGACCGCAGGCGGCTTCGAGGAGCGCGGATGCCGGGCTGGGTGCCAGCAAGCACGAGAAAGCCCCGCACGGCGTGTGCGAGCTCCGCAGGCTCCGGGGCCGGCCCCGCGTTGCACCGCGATCCCAAGAGGCCGGCAGGGGACCGGATACTTACCCGGAAGCATTCAGGGAGCGACAGCAGCAGGAGGAGTGTGCGGGAGACTGCGGTCATCCTCCCCACCGCGCCGCGCCCCGGGGCCCGCCCGGCTCCCCGCCGCCGCAGCCACCGCTCCCCCGCGCCAGCCGCGAGTCTCCAACCTGGCTGCGTCCGCCGCACTCGCCGCCCGGGTTCCCCAGGCCAAGTGGGGACTGCGCCGCGCAACCTCTGGCAGGCGGGCCCGCAGGCCTCGCAGCATCCCGACCTTCGGTTCCGCGCGCTCTGAGATGCAGGTGCAGCCGCGCGCCCGCTACGCCCCGCGCGCGGCCCCTGCGCGCCTCCGCCAGACACAGACCTTAAAGGGACCGCGCGCCACACCCCGCGCCCCCGCCCCGCGCAGCCCTCTCCGCTTCCCCGCCCCGCCAGAATCAACTCCGGGCTAG